Proteins encoded together in one Apteryx mantelli isolate bAptMan1 chromosome 31, bAptMan1.hap1, whole genome shotgun sequence window:
- the NTRK1 gene encoding high affinity nerve growth factor receptor: protein MLPPPARLCLAALLLLLLLLLAPGTAEPCPGPCRCPGAGTLLCREPDTLGSLAALLGARTFTDVVIENQRTLTTLTQADTRMLRDLRNLTITNSGLQHISVDAFQDTPRLSHVNLSSNALHSLSWKVFQHLPLQELVLVGNPFNCSCGIRWLQLWQNGSRAELGNQSLGCWEGSVFVPLSSHPLRGCEPPTVRIEPADVVLRQGDSVNLTCHISAEPPAAGRWLVPDVGPEPPVVTKLSDWEIVLEIVNVSSSLNRKDIACRAENAAGPAEDSVALNVTFPAAILLLQEAIPQHFWCIPFSVDGNPAPSVRWLFNGTALPEGPYIHTRIVEYEHNSTVLHGCLQLNRPTHVNNGNYTLIARNALGSAARSVQGRFMENPFSFNPEEPIPVSLSPLGTRNSSLEGPVETMDEHAFGVSVAVALAVCACLFLSVTLIVLNKCGRRSKFGINRSAVLAREDDLAMSLHFMNLGSSPLSSAESKLEGLKSNCIENPQYFCDACVHHVQRRDIVLKWELGEGAFGKVFLAECYNLLPEQEKMLVAVKALKEATESARLDFQREAELLTVLQHEHIVKFYGVCTEGEPLIMVFEYMKHGDLNRFLRSHGPDAKILDNGNGQPYGQLTLSHMLQIATQIASGMVYLASLHFVHRDLATRNCLVGHNLVVKIGDFGMSRDIYSTDYYRVGGRTMLPIRWMPPESILYRKFTTESDIWSFGVVLWEIFTYGKQPWYQLSNTEAIECITQGRELERPRTCPSEVYDIMQSCWQREPQQRQSIREIHSQLQVLVKTPPVYLDILG from the exons atgctcccgccgcccgcccggctctGCCTggccgcgctgctgctgctgctgctgctgctgctggccccgGGCACCGCGGAGCCCTGCCCcgggccctgccgctgccccggcgccggcacCCTGCTCTGCCGGGAGCCCGACACCCTGGGCAGCCTGGCCGCGCTCCTCGGCGCCCGCACCTTCACCGACGT GGTCATCGAGAACCAGAGGACGCTGACGACCTTGACCCAGGCTGACACCAGGATGCTCCGGGACCTCAGGAACCT CACCATCACCAATTCGGGGCTGCAGCACATCTCCGTGGACGCTTTCCAGGACACCCCCAGGCTGAGCCACGT GAACCTCTCCTCCAACGCGCTGCACAGCCTGTCCTGGAAGGTCTTCCAGCATCTGCCGCTGCAGGAGCT CGTCCTGGTGGGAAACCCCTTCAACTGCTCCTGCGGCATCCGCTGGCTGCAGCTGTGGCAGAACGGGAGCCGCGCCGAGCTGGGCAACCAGTCGCTgggctgctgggagggcagcgtcTTCGTGCCGCTGAGCAGCCACCCGCTCCGCGGCTGCG AGCCCCCGACCGTCCGCATCGAGCCCGCCGACGTGGTGCTGCGGCAGGGGGACAGCGTCAACCTCACCTGCCACATCtccgcggagccgccggccgccgggcgcTGGCTGGTCCCCGACGTGGGACCGGAGCCGCCTGTTGTCACCAAG CTCTCGGACTGGGAGATCGTCCTGGAGATCGTCAACGTCTCCTCCAGCCTCAACCGCAAGGACATCGCCTGCCGGGCGGAGAAcgcggccgggccggcggagGACAGCGTGGCCTTGAACGTCACCT TCCCGGCGGCgatcctgctgctgcaggaggccaTCCCGCAGCACTTCTGGTGCATCCCCTTCTCGGTGGACGGCAACCCGGCGCCCAGCGTCCGCTGGCTCTTCAACGGCACGGCGCTGCCCGAGGGGCCCTACATCCACACGCGCATCGTGGAGTACGAGCACAACTCCACCGTGCTGCACGGCTGCCTCCAGCTCAACCGGCCCACCCACGTCAACAACGGCAACTACACCCTCATCGCCCGCAACGCCCTGGGCTCCGCCGCCCGCAGCGTCCAGGGCCGCTTCATGGAGAACCCCTTCAGCTTCAACCCCGAGGAGCCCATTCCCG TGTCTCTGTCCCCGCTGG gcaccaGGAACAGCTCGCTGGAGGGGCCCGTGGAGACCATGGATGAGCACGCGTTCGGG GTCTCCGTGGCCGTCGCGCTGGCCGTGTGCGCCTGCCTCTTCCTCTCCGTCACGCTGATCGTGCTCAACAAGTGCGGGCGCCGCTCCAAGTTCGGCATTAACC GCTCGGCCGTGCTGGCCCGCGAGGACGACCTGGCCATGTCGCTGCACTTCATGAACCTGGGCAGCAGCCCGCTGTCCTCGGCCGAGAGCAAGCTGGAGGGGCTGAAGAGCAACTGCATCGAGAACCCGCAGTACTTCTGCGATGCCT GCGTGCACCACGTGCAGCGCCGCGACATCGTGCTCAAGTGGGAGCTGGGCGAAGGCGCCTTCGGCAAGGTCTTCCTGGCCGAGTGCTACAACCTGCTGCCCGAGCAGGAGAAGATGCTGGTGGCCGTGAAG GCGCTGAAGGAGGCGACGGAGAGCGCCCGCCTGGACTTCCAGCGGGAAGCCGAGCTGCTGACGGTGCTGCAGCACGAGCACATCGTCAAGTTTTACGGCGTCTGCACCGAGGGCGAGCCCCTCATCATGGTCTTCGAGTACATGAAGCACGGGGACCTCAACCGCTTCCTCCG GTCGCACGGTCCCGACGCCAAGATCCTGGACAACGGCAACGGGCAGCCCTACGGGCAGCTCACGCTGAGCCACATGCTGCAGATCGCCACGCAGATCGCCTCGGGCATGGTGTACCTGGCCTCCCTGCACTTCGTGCACCGCGACCTGGCCACCCGCAACTGCCTGGTGGGCCACAACCTGGTGGTGAAGATCGGCGACTTCGGCATGTCCCGCGACATCTACAGCACCGACTACTACCGG gtGGGCGGCCGGACCATGCTGCCCATCCGCTGGATGCCCCCCGAGAGCATCCTGTACCGCAAGTTCACCACCGAGAGTGATATCTGGAGCTTCGGCGTGGTGCTCTGGGAGATCTTCACCTACGGCAAGCAGCCCTGGTACCAGCTCTCCAACACCGAG GCCATCGAGTGCATCACGCAGGGCCGGGAGCTGGAGCGCCCGCGGACGTGCCCCTCCGAGGTCTACGACATCATGCAGAGCTGCTGGCAGCGGGAGCCCCAGCAGCGCCAGAGCATCAGGGAGATCCACAGCCAGCTCCAGGTGCTGGTCAAGACCCCCCCCGTCTACCTGGACATCCTGGGCTGA
- the INSRR gene encoding insulin receptor-related protein, which produces MDIRNDVSQLQKLENCSIIEGNLQILLMFTTGAEDFRGLSFPRLLMITEYLLLFRVYGLESLRDLFPNLSVIRGTSLFFNYALVIFEMPHLRDIGLHSLTHVLRGSVRIERNQELCHISTIDWGLLLPDAVDNNYIVGNKLVEECADVCPGILDVEKPCVQTSVNGQLDYRCWTSSYCQKVCPCGAGSACTAAGECCHAECLGGCGRPRDSRACVACRHFHFNGHCLPSCPARTYEYEGWRCVTAEYCASLRKVSENPRDASKFVIHRRQCLSECPSGYTRNESSIFCHKCEGLCPKECKVGTKTIDSTRAAQELAGCTLVEGNLIVNIRRGYNLASELQSSLGLIETITGFLKIKHSFALVSLSFFKNLKLIRGDSMVDGNYTLYVLDNQNLQQLWDWSHHILSIPVGKMYFAFNPKLCLAEIYRMEEVTGTKGRQNKAEINPRTNGDRASCKTQTLRFISNVTESDRIFLKWERYRPPEYRDLLSFIVYYKESPFQNVSEYVGQDACGAHSWNVVDVELPLSTEQEPGVALLNLRPWTQYAIFVRAITLTTAEEGRNYGAQSEVVYIRTMPAAPTVPRDVISMSNSSSHIVVRWKPPTQRNGNITYYLVLWQQLAEDMELYVNDYCHKGLKLPTSSADTRFSAEDGAGPEVEQDAEEGCCPCRPADGRLRMEGEAESFQKKFENFLHNSIIIPRPPWKVTSVNKNPQRSPKRRRDVPPVTSTGQAPANVSSVEPPGNAPAPSRAGGEPKPDFQIFEDKVVRDRTVLSQLRHFTEYRIDIHACNHAAHTVGCSAATFVFARTMPELQADNIPGNVTWEPASKNSVLLRWEEPRNPNGLILKYEIKYSRENEEVTTVVCVSRHRYSKYGGVHLALLQPGNYSAKVRATSLAGNGSWTGLIKFYILGPAEEESGSFYVLLTVTPVALMVLISCLAVFVFFYNKKRSNDGYPSGTLYASVNPEYFSASDMYIPDEWEVSREKITVIRELGQGSFGMVYEGLAQDIEAEGQETKVALKTVNELATMRERIEFLNEASVMKAFKCHHVVRLLGVVSQGQPALVIMELMTRGDLKSYLRSLRPDAENNPGLPPPALKDMIQMAGEIADGMAYLHANKFVHRDLAARNCMVSEDFTVKIGDFGMTRDIYETDYYRKGGKGLLPVRWMSPEALKDGIFNTHSDVWSFGVVLWEIATLAEQPYQGMSNEQVLRFVMDNGVLERPENCPDQLHELMCLCWQQNPRQRPSFVQLLERLRDHMAPAFRTLSFFYSPQNRRRGSGEPSDAETDPLPEEHHEPPASPPPARKDRGGGWLPNGAPGL; this is translated from the exons ATGGACATCCGCAATGACGTCTCCCAGCTCCAGAAGCTGGAAAACTGCTCCATCATCGAGGGCAACCTGCAGATCCTGCTCATGTTCACCACGGGCGCCGAGGACTTCCGGGGGCTCAGCTTCCCGCGCCTCCTCATGATCACCGAGTACCTGCTGCTCTTCCGCGTCTACGGGCTGGAGAGCCTCCGGGACCTCTTCCCCAACCTCTCCGTCATCCGCGGCACCAGCCTCTTCTTCAACTACGCCCTGGTCATCTTCGAGATGCCCCACCTGCGGGACATCGGGCTGCACAGCCTGACCCACGTGCTGCGCGGCTCGGTGCGCATCGAGCGCAACCAGGAGCTCTGCCACATCTCCACCATCgactgggggctgctgctgcccgacGCCGTGGACAACAACTACATCGTGGGCAACAAGCTGGTGGAGGAGTGCGCCGACGTCTGCCCGGGCATCCTGGACGTGGAGAAGCCCTGTGTGCAGACCAGCGTCAACGGGCAGCTCGATTATCGCTGCTGGACCTCCAGCTACTGCCAGAAAG TGTGCCCGTGCGGCGCGGGCTCGGCGTGCACGGCGGCGGGCGAGTGCTGCCACGCCGAGTGCctggggggctgcgggcggccccgCGACAGCCGGGCTTGCGTCGCCTGCCGCCACTTCCACTTCAACGGGCActgcctgccctcctgcccggcccgcaCCTACGAGTACGAGGGCTGGCGGTGCGTCACGGCCGAGTACTGCGCCAGCCTCCGCAAGGTCTCCGAGAACCCCCGCGACGCCTCCAAGTTCGTCATCCACCGGCGGCAGTGCCTCTCCGAGTGCCCCTCGGGATACACCAGGAACGAGAGCAG CATCTTCTGCCACAAGTGCGAGGGGCTGTGCCCCAAGGAGTGCAAGGTGGGCACCAAGACCATCGACTCGACCCGGGCGGCGCAGGAGCTGGCGGGATGCACCCTCGTCGAAGGCAACCTCATCGTTAACATCCGCCGGGGCT ATAACCTGgcctcggagctgcagagcagcctgggCCTCATCGAGACCATCACGGGCTTCCTGAAGATCAAGCACTCCTTTGCCCTCGTCTCCTTGTCCTTCTTCAAGAACCTCAAGCTGATCCGCGGTGACTCCATGGTGGATGG GAATTACACCCTGTACGTCCTGGACAACCAGaacctgcagcagctctgggacTGGAGCCACCACATCCTCTCCATCCCCGTGGGCAAGATGTACTTTGCCTTCAACCCCAAGCTGTGCTTGGCCGAGATCTACCGCATGGAGGAGGTCACGGGCACCAAGGGAAGGCAGAACAAGGCCGAGATCAACCCCCGCACCAACGGGGACCGGGCGTCCT GCAAGACCCAGACCCTCCGCTTCATCTCCAATGTCACCGAGTCTGACCGCATCTTCCTCAAGTGGGAGCGCTACCGGCCCCCCGAGTACCGGGACCTCCTCAGCTTCATCGTCTACTACAAGGAGTC GCCCTTCCAGAACGTGTCGGAGTACGTGGGGCAGGACGCCTGCGGGGCGCACAGCTGGAACGTGGTGGACGTGGAGCTGCCCCTCAGCACCGAGCAGGAGCCCGGGGTGGCCCTGCTCAACCTCCGGCCTTGGACCCAATACGCCATCTTCGTCCGCGCCATCACCCTCACCACGGCCGAGGAAGGGCGCAACTATGGGGCGCAGAGCGAGGTGGTCTACATCCGCACCATGCCGGCAG CCCCGACGGTGCCCCGAGATGTCATCTCCATGTCCAACTCCTCCTCGCACATCGTGGTGCGCTGGAAGCCGCCCACGCAGCGCAACGGCAACATCACCTACTACCTGGTGCTGTGGCAGCAGCTGGCCGAGGACATGGAGCTCTACGTCAACGACTACTGCCACAAAG GCCTGAAGCTGCCGACGAGCAGCGCGGACACGCGCTTCAGCGCCGAGGACGGGGCCGGCCCCGAGGTGGAGCAGGACGCCGAGGAGGGCTGCTGCCCCTGCCGCCCTGCCGACGGGCGGCTCCGCATGGAGGGCGAAGCCGAGTCCTTCCAGAAGAAGTTTGAGAACTTCCTCCACAACTCCATCATCAtccccag GCCACCGTGGAAGGTGACATCGGTGAACAAGAACCCTCAGAG GAGCCCGAAGCGGCGCCGCGACGTCCCACCAGTGACCAGCACCGGCCAGGCCCCGGCGAACGTCTCATCGGTGGAGCCACCGGGGAACGCGCCAGCCCCGAGCCGCGCTGGTGGTGAGCCCAAGCCCGACTTCCAGATCTTCGAGGACAAGGTGGTTCGCGACCGGACGGTGCTGTCCCAGCTGCGGCACTTCACCGAGTACCGCATCGACATCCACGCCTGCAACCACGCCGCCCACACCGTGGGCTGCAGCGCCGCCACCTTCGTCTTCGCCAGGACCATGCCCGAAC TGCAAGCCGATAACATTCCCGGCAACGTCACATGGGAGCCGGCCAGCAAGAACAGCGTCCTGCTGCGCTGGGAAGAGCCCAGGAACCCCAACGGGCTCATCCTCAAGTACGAGATCAAGTACAGCCGTGAGAACGAG GAGGTCACCACCGTCGTCTGCGTCTCCCGCCACCGCTACTCCAAGTACGGCGGTGTCCATCTGGCTCTGCTCCAGCCGGGCAACTACTCCGCCAAGGTCCGGGCCACCTCGCTGGCCGGCAACGGCTCGTGGACGGGGCTCATCAAGTTTTACATCCTGGGGCCAG CCGAGGAGGAGTCCGGCAGCTTCTACGTCTTGCTCACCGTCACGCCCGTGGCCCTCATGGTGCTCATCTCCTGCCTCGCCGTCTTCGTCTTCTTCTACAACAAGAAGAG GAGCAACGATGGTTACCCCAGCGGGACCCTCTACGCCTCCGTCAACCCCGAATACTTCAGCGCCTCGGACA TGTACATCCCCGACGAGTGGGAGGTGTCACGGGAGAAGATCACGGTGATCCGGGAGCTGGGGCAGGGTTCCTTCGGGATGGTGTACGAGGGGCTGGCGCAGGACATCGAGGCCGAGGGCCAGGAGACCAAGGTGGCCCTGAAGACGGTCAACGAGCTGGCCACCATGCGGGAGCGCATCGAGTTCCTCAACGAGGCCTCCGTCATGAAAGCCTTCAAGTGCCACCACGTG GTCCGGCTCCTCGGCGTCGTGTCCCAGGGCCAGCCGGCCTTGGTCATCATGGAGCTGATGACGCGCGGGGACTTGAAGAGCTACCTGCGCTCGCTCAGGCCTGACGCCGAG AACAAccccgggctgcccccgcccgcgCTCAAGGACATGATCCAGATGGCGGGCGAGATCGCCGACGGCATGGCCTACCTCCACGCCAACAAGTTCGTGCACCGGGACCTCGCCGCCCGCAACTGCATGGTCTCCGAGGACTTCACCGTCAAGATCGGAG atttCGGCATGACCCGGGACATCTATGAGACGGATTATTACCGCAAAGGGGGCAAGGGGCTGCTCCCCGTGCGCTGGATGTCCCCCGAGGCCCTGAAGGACGGCATCTTCAACACGCACTCGGACGTCTG GTCCTTCGGGGTGGTGCTGTGGGAGATCGCCACGCTGGCCGAGCAGCCCTACCAGGGCATGTCCAACGAGCAGGTCCTGCGCTTCGTCATGGACAACGGCGTCCTGGAGAGGCCCGAGAACTGCCCCGACCAACT CCACGAGCTGATGTGCCTGTGCTGGCAGCAGAACCCGCGCCAGCGCCCTTCCTTCGTCCAGCTGCTGGAGCGCCTCAGGGACCACATGGCGCCCGCTTTCCGCACCCTCTCCTTCTTCTACAGCCCCCAGAACCGGCGGCGCGGCTCCGGCGAGCCTTCCGACGCCGAGACGGACCCGCTCCCCGAGGAGCACCACgagccgcccgcctccccgccgcccgcccgcaagGACCGCGGCGGCGGCTGGCTCCCGAACGGGGCGCCCGGTCTCTga